The Synechococcales cyanobacterium CNB genome includes a window with the following:
- the fabF gene encoding beta-ketoacyl-ACP synthase II, whose protein sequence is MPSRSADTPRIVITGFGAVTNLGADAASTWAGMREGRSGISRIEGGEFAPYEPKWAVRIAGQVKGWDPATVLDPREVKRLDRCTIFGLAAAEEAVRHSGIDFTRENGDRCGVVIGSGVGGIGTIEDGLHTLVERGPDRLSPFTVPKLMVNAVAGNASIRYGLRGPASAHATACASSGHAMGDAVRYMRTGLADVMLTGGSEAAVTPLCIGAFMTMRALSTRNDEPERASRPFDAARDGFVLAEGGAMFVLETEEHARRRGATIHAEIVGFGNSSDASHITAPDAEGSGAARSMRWALEDAGIGPEAIDYVNAHGTSTPLGDKAEVAAVLKVFGDHARRSAGGRLLMSSTKSMHGHCLGASGAVETIACIHAVRDGVVAPTINLDRPDESFDVDLVAHEARERRVRYAMNNTFGFGGHNVTLIVGRYEG, encoded by the coding sequence ATGCCAAGCCGAAGCGCAGACACACCGCGGATCGTGATTACCGGGTTTGGGGCGGTGACGAACCTCGGCGCGGACGCCGCGTCCACCTGGGCCGGCATGCGCGAAGGACGGAGCGGGATCAGCCGCATCGAGGGTGGGGAGTTCGCCCCCTACGAGCCGAAGTGGGCGGTGCGGATCGCGGGCCAGGTCAAGGGGTGGGATCCGGCGACGGTTCTGGACCCGCGCGAAGTGAAGCGGCTTGACCGTTGCACGATCTTCGGGCTGGCCGCGGCCGAGGAGGCCGTCCGACACTCGGGGATCGACTTCACCCGCGAGAACGGCGACCGGTGCGGCGTGGTCATCGGCTCCGGCGTCGGCGGGATCGGGACGATCGAGGACGGGCTGCACACGCTCGTGGAGCGGGGACCGGACCGCCTCAGCCCGTTCACCGTGCCGAAACTCATGGTGAACGCGGTCGCCGGGAACGCCTCAATCCGCTACGGCCTGCGCGGTCCTGCGTCGGCGCACGCGACGGCCTGCGCGAGTTCCGGTCACGCGATGGGCGACGCGGTGCGCTACATGCGGACGGGGCTGGCGGACGTGATGCTGACGGGCGGGTCGGAGGCAGCGGTGACGCCGCTGTGCATCGGCGCGTTCATGACCATGCGGGCGCTCTCGACGCGCAACGACGAGCCGGAGCGGGCGAGCCGCCCGTTCGACGCCGCACGCGACGGGTTCGTTCTGGCCGAGGGCGGGGCGATGTTCGTGCTGGAGACCGAGGAGCACGCCAGACGACGCGGGGCGACGATCCACGCCGAGATCGTGGGTTTCGGCAACAGTTCGGACGCGAGCCACATCACCGCACCGGACGCCGAGGGGAGCGGGGCGGCACGTTCGATGCGCTGGGCGCTCGAAGACGCCGGGATCGGCCCAGAGGCGATCGACTACGTGAACGCGCACGGGACGTCGACTCCGCTGGGCGACAAGGCGGAGGTCGCCGCGGTGCTCAAGGTCTTCGGCGACCACGCGAGGCGGTCGGCGGGCGGGCGGCTGCTGATGAGCTCGACCAAGTCCATGCACGGGCATTGCCTGGGCGCGTCGGGAGCTGTGGAGACGATCGCCTGCATCCATGCCGTGCGCGACGGCGTCGTCGCCCCGACGATCAACCTCGATCGTCCGGACGAGTCGTTCGACGTGGACCTCGTTGCGCACGAGGCGCGGGAGCGGCGCGTCCGCTATGCCATGAACAATACGTTCGGGTTCGGCGGGCACAACGTGACGCTGATCGTGGGCCGGTACGAGGGCTGA
- a CDS encoding acyl carrier protein: MEAKVIEIVAEQLGADKSKITRETSFVEDLSADSLDTVELVMEFEDEFETSIPDDQAEKIKTVGEAIDFIKQAHGIE, translated from the coding sequence ATCGAAGCGAAAGTGATCGAGATCGTCGCCGAGCAGTTGGGCGCGGACAAGTCCAAGATCACGCGCGAGACGAGCTTCGTGGAAGACCTGAGCGCGGACAGCCTCGACACGGTCGAGCTGGTTATGGAGTTCGAGGACGAGTTCGAGACATCGATCCCGGACGACCAGGCCGAGAAGATCAAGACCGTGGGAGAGGCGATCGACTTCATCAAACAGGCGCACGGGATCGAATGA
- a CDS encoding DUF1444 family protein, whose protein sequence is MAVARANWKWNGRYSHRERPARSCGLSGRGWRVVGRRRSGGIRRGEENAMAGMPREPEAFAERVATLLRELHPGVKIQLSGPRELLVNGRRLDLENVYRMVATEPNRGDEIVRHYLEQLFAEDAVNAVTMTLDFARPRIMPRIQPESIFDHLDRHMVAHVPFVNGTVIVFVTDLPQMTVSITTEQTLRWGLDIDEVERIARANLQHYTSELEVQFIESKEGGRAAIVSEQDGYDAARLLLGGLWERLAPQLGGDFLVATPARDMFIALSRDPREFVDRVGGRVAQDYRRLPYPITSDFFYVTRDGIAGTRTDRDANGEAA, encoded by the coding sequence ATGGCCGTGGCGCGTGCAAACTGGAAGTGGAATGGACGATACAGCCATCGCGAACGGCCTGCCCGGTCGTGCGGCCTGTCCGGCCGCGGGTGGCGTGTCGTGGGGAGACGACGATCGGGCGGAATCCGTCGCGGCGAGGAGAATGCCATGGCCGGCATGCCGCGTGAACCCGAAGCCTTCGCCGAGAGGGTCGCCACCCTCCTGCGCGAACTCCACCCGGGCGTGAAGATCCAACTCTCAGGCCCACGCGAGCTCCTCGTCAACGGCCGCCGCCTCGACCTCGAAAACGTCTACCGCATGGTGGCCACAGAGCCGAACCGCGGCGACGAGATCGTCCGGCACTACCTCGAGCAGCTCTTCGCCGAAGACGCCGTCAACGCGGTCACCATGACCCTCGACTTCGCCAGACCCCGGATCATGCCGCGCATCCAGCCCGAGTCCATCTTCGACCACCTCGATCGGCACATGGTCGCCCACGTCCCCTTCGTCAACGGCACCGTCATCGTCTTCGTCACCGACCTGCCGCAGATGACCGTCAGCATCACCACGGAGCAGACCCTCCGCTGGGGGCTGGACATCGACGAGGTCGAGCGGATCGCCCGCGCCAACCTCCAGCACTACACCTCCGAACTCGAGGTCCAGTTCATCGAGTCCAAGGAGGGGGGCCGGGCCGCGATCGTCTCCGAGCAGGACGGGTACGACGCCGCCCGCCTGCTCCTCGGCGGCCTGTGGGAGCGCCTGGCTCCGCAACTCGGCGGCGATTTCCTCGTCGCCACACCGGCGCGCGACATGTTCATCGCCCTCTCCCGCGACCCGCGCGAGTTCGTGGACCGCGTCGGCGGCCGCGTCGCCCAGGACTACCGCCGACTCCCCTACCCCATCACCAGCGACTTCTTCTACGTCACCCGCGACGGCATCGCCGGCACCCGCACCGACCGCGACGCCAACGGCGAAGCGGCATAA
- a CDS encoding aminodeoxychorismate/anthranilate synthase component II, which yields MILLIDNYDSFTWNLVQRLGEIDPAIVLGRDLVVVRNDKITPDQADSLDHGRGPDRLIISPGPGSPDEAGVSAEMIRHYAGRIPILGVCLGHQCMGAMHGMPVVRHALQMHGKTSLVHHDGRGVFRGLSNPFVATRYHSLIVRADDAPAPGWEVSAWTEDATGPGGSPERIVMGLRRVWGGDAPPLEGVQFHPESFLTDEGPMLLRNFLEA from the coding sequence ATGATCCTCCTCATCGACAACTACGACTCCTTCACCTGGAACCTCGTCCAGCGGCTCGGCGAGATCGATCCCGCCATCGTGCTCGGGCGCGACCTCGTCGTCGTCCGAAATGACAAGATCACCCCCGACCAGGCCGACTCGCTCGACCACGGACGCGGGCCGGATCGGCTCATCATCTCGCCCGGCCCCGGATCACCCGACGAGGCGGGGGTCTCCGCCGAGATGATCCGCCACTACGCCGGACGCATCCCCATCCTCGGCGTGTGTCTCGGGCACCAGTGCATGGGTGCGATGCACGGCATGCCCGTCGTCCGCCACGCCCTTCAGATGCACGGGAAGACCAGCCTCGTCCATCACGACGGACGCGGCGTCTTCCGCGGCCTGAGCAACCCCTTCGTCGCCACGCGCTACCACTCGCTCATCGTCCGCGCCGATGACGCACCCGCACCGGGCTGGGAGGTCTCCGCGTGGACGGAGGACGCCACCGGACCCGGCGGCTCGCCCGAGCGCATCGTCATGGGCCTGCGCCGCGTCTGGGGCGGCGACGCACCACCCCTCGAAGGCGTCCAGTTCCACCCCGAGAGTTTCCTGACCGACGAAGGCCCCATGCTCCTGCGCAACTTTCTCGAAGCCTGA
- a CDS encoding superoxide dismutase, which produces MAFTLPDLPYPHAALEPHVDARTMEIHHGKHHAAYVANANKALEGTPLAAVSDPWEVCRRLREVPDDRRTAARNNAGGHANHSLFWQVMAPAGKGGGGTPGGALGDAITSAFGSFDGFKEKFAAAATTRFGSGWAWLCVEKGGKLSVCSTANQDNPAMRDAIGDAAGCTGTPILGLDVWEHAYYLHYQNRRPDYVAAWWNIVNWAKVGELYAKARG; this is translated from the coding sequence ATGGCCTTCACGCTGCCCGACCTGCCCTACCCGCACGCGGCCCTGGAGCCGCACGTCGACGCGCGCACGATGGAGATTCATCACGGCAAGCACCACGCTGCGTACGTCGCGAACGCGAACAAGGCGCTCGAAGGCACGCCGCTCGCGGCCGTGAGCGACCCGTGGGAGGTCTGCCGCCGCCTCCGGGAGGTGCCGGATGATCGTCGAACGGCGGCACGCAACAACGCGGGCGGGCACGCGAACCACTCGCTCTTCTGGCAGGTGATGGCGCCAGCGGGCAAAGGGGGGGGCGGAACGCCCGGCGGCGCGCTGGGCGACGCGATCACCTCGGCCTTCGGCTCGTTCGACGGGTTCAAGGAGAAGTTCGCCGCCGCCGCCACCACGCGCTTCGGCTCCGGCTGGGCGTGGCTCTGCGTCGAGAAGGGCGGCAAACTCAGCGTCTGCTCCACCGCGAACCAGGACAACCCGGCGATGCGGGACGCCATCGGCGATGCGGCCGGATGCACCGGCACGCCGATCCTCGGCCTCGACGTCTGGGAGCACGCCTACTACCTGCACTACCAGAACCGCCGACCCGACTACGTCGCGGCGTGGTGGAACATCGTCAACTGGGCGAAGGTCGGCGAGTTGTACGCCAAGGCACGCGGCTGA
- a CDS encoding sigma-70 family RNA polymerase sigma factor, producing MRNVTGRKLSPLEQVRRRHRVGVVAPAQGRAEGKAAPTRRLSVEDERLLKHLLTHEQDFIDSPVFYETDADRKIYDDAPDIQKPDTSWYHPVMDDISSARGRTVKSAQQVILTGAEERVLFHQFNYARYRVWKLQQEIWSSPARQPTPEQAAEVLAWHRKADRIREQIAETNLALVLAMAKRTRMSEVDFADLVSEGNMALLRAVDKFDAGRGYKFSTYACRAILKAFSRQGMKLSKYRQRFPTDFDPKLERSNFVEAKRENFEKDAAEEVKRIVVENRADLTDVERTVIEHRFGLESGDGEKPMTLEQVGQIIGVTKERVRQIQNKAMEKIRLTLEAGFLGNRPEEEPPGPEDGDEEANGETLETPVGAE from the coding sequence ATGCGGAACGTCACAGGCAGGAAGCTGAGTCCCCTCGAGCAGGTGCGTCGTCGCCACCGCGTGGGTGTGGTTGCGCCCGCCCAGGGGCGGGCCGAGGGCAAGGCTGCGCCCACCCGCCGGCTGAGCGTCGAAGACGAGCGGCTGCTGAAGCACCTGCTCACGCACGAACAGGACTTCATCGACAGCCCCGTCTTCTACGAGACGGACGCGGACCGGAAGATCTACGACGACGCGCCGGACATCCAGAAGCCGGACACCAGCTGGTATCACCCCGTGATGGACGACATCTCGTCCGCGCGGGGGCGCACGGTGAAGAGCGCGCAGCAGGTCATCCTGACCGGAGCGGAGGAGCGTGTGCTCTTCCACCAGTTCAACTACGCGCGTTATCGCGTGTGGAAGCTCCAGCAGGAGATCTGGTCCAGCCCCGCGCGTCAGCCGACGCCCGAGCAGGCGGCGGAGGTTCTGGCGTGGCACCGCAAGGCCGACCGCATCCGCGAGCAGATCGCGGAGACGAACCTCGCGCTGGTGCTGGCGATGGCGAAGCGCACCCGCATGAGCGAGGTGGACTTTGCCGACCTCGTCAGCGAGGGCAACATGGCGTTGCTCCGCGCCGTTGACAAGTTCGACGCCGGCCGCGGGTACAAGTTCTCGACCTACGCCTGCCGCGCCATTCTCAAGGCGTTCAGCCGCCAGGGCATGAAGCTCTCGAAGTACCGCCAGCGTTTCCCGACGGACTTCGACCCGAAGCTCGAGCGGTCGAACTTCGTGGAGGCCAAGCGGGAGAACTTCGAGAAGGATGCCGCCGAGGAGGTCAAACGGATCGTGGTCGAGAACCGCGCGGACCTGACCGACGTCGAACGGACGGTGATCGAGCACCGCTTCGGGCTTGAGTCGGGCGACGGTGAGAAGCCGATGACGCTCGAACAGGTCGGTCAGATCATCGGTGTGACCAAGGAGCGCGTCCGCCAGATCCAGAACAAGGCGATGGAGAAGATCCGCCTGACGCTGGAAGCGGGCTTCCTCGGCAACCGTCCCGAAGAGGAGCCTCCCGGCCCAGAGGACGGCGACGAAGAGGCCAACGGCGAGACGCTCGAAACCCCCGTCGGCGCGGAATGA
- a CDS encoding PilT/PilU family type 4a pilus ATPase — protein MTVHTDAQTDASHVGHVALPTKKKSDPHATRWGKFLQATIKFEASDLIMKTGQQPKIRLRGALKALDTPIVDEDEFWKIARAILTEEQLEDLHRFGSVDFAYDYDEACRFRVNLFMARGRLSIAARRITSNILPFEGLHLPAVMGQIALQPQGLVLLCGVTGSGKSTTIASMLDYVNQRKPVHIVTIEDPIEYLFTDKVATINQREIGIDVLDFKIALRALVRENPDIVLIGEMRDAETFEAALMAAETGHLVYGTIHASSTTQTFSRIYGLFEQDEVEGIRKILAYQMRAFVYQKLLPTLHENIHRIPAIEILINDAVVQKFILEGREGELREYLNSIEARQRGMVDFNQSLVDLVEKEYIHMRVAIDASPNVDELMMRLKKLG, from the coding sequence ATGACCGTCCACACGGACGCCCAGACCGACGCATCGCACGTGGGGCACGTTGCCCTGCCCACGAAGAAGAAATCCGACCCTCATGCCACGCGCTGGGGCAAGTTCCTGCAGGCGACCATCAAGTTCGAGGCCTCCGACCTCATCATGAAGACGGGGCAGCAGCCGAAGATCCGCCTCCGCGGCGCGCTCAAGGCGCTCGACACACCGATCGTCGATGAGGACGAGTTCTGGAAGATCGCCCGCGCGATCCTCACCGAGGAGCAGCTCGAGGATCTGCACCGATTCGGCTCGGTGGACTTCGCGTACGATTACGACGAGGCGTGCCGGTTCCGGGTCAACCTCTTCATGGCACGCGGGCGTCTCTCGATCGCCGCCCGTCGCATCACGAGCAACATCCTGCCCTTCGAGGGCCTGCACCTGCCCGCGGTCATGGGCCAGATCGCGCTCCAGCCGCAGGGGCTGGTGCTGCTCTGCGGCGTGACCGGCTCGGGCAAGTCCACGACCATCGCGTCGATGCTCGACTACGTGAACCAGCGCAAGCCGGTCCACATCGTGACGATCGAGGATCCGATCGAGTACCTCTTCACCGACAAGGTGGCGACGATCAACCAGCGTGAGATCGGCATCGACGTGCTGGACTTCAAGATCGCTCTTCGCGCGCTGGTGCGTGAGAACCCGGACATCGTGCTGATCGGCGAGATGCGCGACGCCGAGACCTTCGAGGCCGCCCTCATGGCCGCCGAGACGGGACACCTCGTCTACGGCACGATCCACGCAAGTTCGACGACGCAGACCTTCAGCCGCATCTACGGCCTGTTCGAGCAGGACGAGGTCGAGGGCATCCGCAAGATTCTCGCCTACCAGATGCGGGCGTTCGTGTACCAGAAGCTGCTCCCGACGCTCCACGAGAACATCCACCGCATCCCCGCGATCGAGATCCTCATCAACGACGCCGTCGTGCAGAAGTTCATCCTCGAGGGGCGCGAGGGCGAACTCCGCGAGTACCTGAACTCGATCGAGGCGCGCCAGCGCGGCATGGTGGACTTCAACCAGTCGCTGGTCGATCTGGTGGAGAAAGAGTACATCCACATGCGCGTTGCCATCGACGCCTCGCCGAACGTTGACGAACTGATGATGCGGCTCAAGAAGCTCGGCTAG
- a CDS encoding CvpA family protein: MFMSLLAIAVIGLLGYIWMTRGFFSALIHMVCVIIAGAIAFAFWEPLSHLILAKGPEDRKFTAFVLGTAWAWGLVLPFAASLALLRLGVDKLIPANVQVQSTVSYVGGAACGAVSGVITAGILVIALGTMRMSSDFLGYQPIRYQGESLQRTGGLIVPVDRIVGGLYGHLSESAFRTARPLARWYPDVSHTAAVMRLTDRQGRAKNYARPAEFEIIRRYRVGGEGVGVVDLLRDSWGVRPHDAKMLDGKPYPPGSRIEGIVIDFKPGIKEKHGQVVIGEGQIWIVAENAQTGDRMNIHPVGVVAKAAPGDIAFGRFRFDSEVFVASAGAALEPMGFEFVVPPGYEPIAVYVRNIRRELTGGNVATYRTAADRDRDVPSGSILKTGGGGGPLDRSMATTIGTGRQSDEATRAAGITDVNNLVGRYVIQKGREKGLQIGESNGIIGGEEKFSPAELQGGNTIDRQLQVRTFEVNRGTVMVQVDVGRGRPASVLSPAAAAADRNDPPFLVDAQGTRYPAVGWVYEDNELVFIRYTPGKPVRGISELQENRVMISASRPDQKLTLLFLCDQGVDLSAFAIGDKAIVVLDPPMKLERTQR; this comes from the coding sequence ATGTTCATGAGCCTTCTCGCCATCGCCGTCATCGGCCTGCTGGGCTACATCTGGATGACCCGCGGGTTCTTTTCCGCCCTGATCCACATGGTCTGCGTCATCATCGCGGGCGCGATCGCGTTCGCTTTCTGGGAGCCGCTCTCCCACCTCATCCTCGCCAAAGGCCCCGAGGACCGGAAGTTCACGGCCTTCGTGCTCGGAACCGCGTGGGCGTGGGGGCTCGTGCTCCCCTTCGCGGCGTCGCTCGCTCTCCTCCGACTCGGCGTGGACAAACTCATCCCCGCGAACGTTCAGGTCCAGTCCACCGTCTCCTACGTCGGCGGGGCGGCGTGCGGCGCGGTCTCGGGCGTCATCACCGCGGGCATCCTCGTCATCGCCCTCGGGACCATGCGCATGTCCTCCGACTTCCTCGGCTATCAGCCCATCCGGTACCAGGGCGAGAGCCTGCAGCGCACCGGAGGCCTGATCGTTCCCGTCGATCGCATCGTCGGCGGCCTCTACGGACACCTCTCCGAATCCGCGTTCCGCACTGCCCGACCGCTCGCGCGGTGGTACCCGGACGTCTCGCACACCGCCGCCGTCATGCGGCTCACCGACCGCCAAGGCCGCGCGAAGAACTATGCCAGACCGGCCGAGTTCGAGATCATCCGGCGCTACCGCGTGGGTGGTGAAGGGGTCGGCGTCGTCGATCTGCTCCGCGATTCCTGGGGTGTTCGCCCTCACGACGCGAAGATGCTCGACGGCAAGCCCTATCCCCCAGGCTCGCGCATCGAGGGGATCGTGATCGACTTCAAACCGGGCATCAAGGAGAAGCACGGCCAAGTCGTCATCGGCGAGGGACAGATCTGGATCGTCGCCGAGAACGCGCAGACGGGCGACCGCATGAATATCCACCCCGTCGGCGTCGTGGCGAAGGCCGCTCCGGGCGACATCGCCTTCGGACGCTTCCGCTTCGATTCGGAAGTCTTCGTCGCCTCAGCGGGTGCGGCCCTCGAGCCGATGGGCTTCGAGTTCGTCGTCCCGCCGGGCTATGAGCCGATCGCCGTCTACGTCCGCAACATCCGGCGCGAACTGACCGGCGGCAATGTCGCCACGTACCGCACCGCCGCGGACCGCGACCGCGACGTGCCCTCAGGCTCGATTCTCAAAACCGGGGGCGGCGGCGGCCCGCTCGACCGCTCCATGGCGACGACGATCGGAACCGGACGCCAGAGCGATGAGGCAACTCGCGCCGCCGGCATCACCGACGTCAACAACCTCGTCGGACGCTACGTCATCCAGAAGGGACGCGAGAAGGGCCTCCAGATCGGCGAGAGCAACGGCATCATCGGCGGCGAGGAGAAGTTCTCGCCCGCTGAACTCCAGGGCGGGAACACCATCGATCGCCAGTTGCAGGTCCGCACCTTCGAGGTCAACCGCGGCACGGTCATGGTCCAGGTCGATGTCGGCCGCGGCCGACCCGCGAGCGTGCTCTCACCCGCTGCCGCCGCCGCGGACCGCAACGACCCGCCCTTCCTCGTGGACGCTCAAGGCACCCGCTACCCGGCCGTCGGCTGGGTCTACGAGGACAACGAACTCGTCTTCATCCGCTACACGCCCGGCAAGCCCGTCCGCGGCATCTCCGAACTCCAGGAGAACCGCGTGATGATCTCCGCGAGCCGGCCCGACCAGAAACTCACCCTGCTCTTCCTCTGCGATCAGGGCGTGGACCTCTCCGCTTTCGCCATCGGCGACAAGGCCATCGTCGTCCTCGACCCGCCGATGAAACTCGAACGCACGCAGCGTTGA
- the rplI gene encoding 50S ribosomal protein L9, with product MASKNVRLLLTENVDNLGIVGDVVSVRVGYARNYLLPMGMATEPSEERLAALAAKRAAAEQQLAELRKQREGIIVRLAGVEITLERSCNDQGILYGAVTQQDIASALTGLGYPVKPREVRLPQTIKRVDTYDVHIKFDTDLEADVKVWVVPDRKIEEDKREEMEFDNEGNLIEKRTDKQKGGKGEKVGVAEGDDRPARRRSRRDEE from the coding sequence ATGGCGAGCAAGAACGTGCGGTTGCTGCTGACGGAGAACGTGGACAACCTCGGGATCGTCGGGGACGTGGTGTCGGTGCGCGTGGGGTACGCGAGGAACTACCTGCTGCCGATGGGGATGGCGACGGAGCCGTCGGAGGAGCGGCTGGCCGCGCTGGCGGCCAAGCGTGCCGCAGCAGAGCAGCAGCTGGCAGAACTGCGCAAGCAGCGTGAGGGGATCATCGTCCGGCTTGCAGGCGTGGAGATCACGCTCGAGCGTTCGTGCAACGACCAGGGCATCCTGTACGGCGCGGTGACTCAGCAGGACATCGCGTCCGCGCTCACGGGCCTCGGCTACCCGGTGAAGCCGCGCGAGGTGAGGCTGCCGCAGACGATCAAGCGTGTGGACACCTACGACGTGCACATCAAGTTCGACACGGACCTGGAGGCCGACGTCAAGGTGTGGGTCGTGCCCGATCGGAAGATCGAGGAGGATAAGCGCGAGGAGATGGAGTTCGACAACGAGGGAAACCTCATCGAGAAGCGAACCGACAAGCAGAAGGGCGGCAAGGGCGAGAAGGTGGGTGTGGCCGAGGGCGACGATCGCCCGGCTCGCCGGCGGTCGCGCCGCGACGAGGAATAG
- the ssb gene encoding single-stranded DNA-binding protein: protein MAGSFNKVLLMGNLTRDPEVRHTAGNQAVANIGLAVNRRWKSADGENREETTFIDCEAWGRTAEMIGQYFKKGRPIFIEGRLKLDQWEDKNDGSKRSKLKVVVENFHFVDSKSDGDGGEGRPIGAGAGRRGAPQHADEPPPDDDIPF, encoded by the coding sequence ATGGCCGGTAGTTTCAACAAGGTGCTGCTGATGGGAAACCTGACCCGCGACCCGGAAGTCCGTCACACGGCGGGGAACCAGGCGGTGGCGAACATCGGGCTTGCGGTGAACCGCCGATGGAAGAGCGCGGACGGCGAGAACCGCGAGGAGACGACGTTCATCGACTGCGAGGCGTGGGGCCGCACCGCCGAGATGATCGGGCAGTACTTCAAGAAGGGCCGACCCATCTTCATCGAGGGGCGGTTGAAACTGGACCAGTGGGAGGACAAGAACGACGGCTCGAAGCGCTCCAAACTGAAGGTCGTCGTTGAGAACTTCCACTTCGTGGACAGCAAGTCCGACGGCGACGGCGGTGAAGGCCGTCCGATCGGTGCGGGCGCGGGACGGCGCGGCGCGCCGCAGCACGCGGACGAGCCGCCGCCGGACGATGACATTCCGTTCTGA
- the rpsF gene encoding 30S ribosomal protein S6 has translation MTKRAAARPRKGNGTMAEQVMHQYEGMFLISQSEAVDLGGVVSHIEEILGRAHARIVAMKKWDERRLAYEIKKQKRGVYLLVYFVAPASSLAQIERDCNLSERLLRVLVTKADHLTEDEMLAADAREELKVEARLRAERAAERDAREGAGATLGRPEEESEAGEQAEGEGGDTATATAEDEDEE, from the coding sequence ATGACCAAGCGAGCCGCGGCGCGGCCGCGGAAAGGAAACGGAACGATGGCAGAGCAGGTGATGCATCAGTACGAGGGGATGTTCCTCATCAGTCAGTCGGAGGCGGTGGACCTCGGAGGTGTGGTGTCGCACATCGAGGAGATTCTGGGCCGCGCGCACGCCCGCATCGTGGCGATGAAGAAGTGGGACGAGCGCCGCCTGGCCTACGAGATCAAGAAGCAGAAGCGTGGCGTGTACCTGCTGGTGTACTTCGTGGCGCCCGCGTCGTCGCTGGCGCAGATCGAGCGCGACTGCAACCTCTCGGAGCGCCTGCTGCGGGTGCTGGTCACGAAGGCCGACCACCTGACCGAGGATGAGATGCTGGCCGCCGATGCACGCGAGGAACTGAAGGTCGAGGCCCGGCTTCGGGCCGAGCGTGCGGCGGAGCGTGACGCCCGAGAAGGGGCAGGGGCGACGCTCGGTCGGCCCGAGGAGGAGTCCGAGGCCGGCGAGCAGGCAGAGGGCGAGGGCGGCGACACCGCCACAGCGACCGCGGAGGACGAGGACGAGGAATAA
- a CDS encoding aminoacyl-tRNA hydrolase: MKMIVGLGNPGQRYERTRHNAGAMVVDRLVRRHAPSEPVRSRFNADCVEAVVRGERCLLMKPVTYMNRSGIAVAEALRFYKLDPGRDVLVVTDDVALPPGSIRLRASGGAGGHNGLSDVTQRLGTDGYARCRIGIGASPPLMDQADYVLGKFTEEEMAVVSPALDRAADAAETFAVEGIEAAMNRFNVRAEPRGRGPESKQDEQDPIDPGWTGA; encoded by the coding sequence ATGAAGATGATCGTCGGACTTGGCAACCCCGGGCAGCGCTACGAGCGGACGCGGCACAACGCGGGCGCGATGGTCGTGGACCGTCTCGTTCGCCGGCACGCGCCGTCGGAGCCTGTCCGTTCGCGATTCAACGCCGATTGCGTGGAGGCGGTGGTGCGCGGGGAGCGGTGCCTGCTGATGAAGCCGGTCACCTACATGAACCGCTCGGGGATCGCCGTCGCCGAGGCGCTGCGGTTCTACAAGCTCGACCCGGGCAGGGACGTGCTGGTCGTGACCGACGACGTGGCGCTGCCGCCCGGCTCGATCCGCCTTCGTGCCTCCGGCGGCGCGGGCGGGCACAACGGGCTTTCCGACGTCACGCAGCGGCTGGGCACGGACGGCTACGCGCGGTGCCGGATCGGCATCGGGGCCTCGCCACCCCTGATGGACCAGGCGGACTACGTGCTCGGGAAGTTCACGGAAGAGGAGATGGCGGTCGTGTCGCCCGCGCTGGATCGCGCCGCGGACGCGGCCGAGACGTTCGCGGTCGAAGGGATCGAGGCCGCGATGAACAGGTTCAACGTGCGGGCCGAGCCGCGTGGGCGCGGCCCAGAGTCGAAGCAGGACGAGCAAGACCCGATCGACCCCGGCTGGACCGGCGCGTGA